One Anopheles marshallii chromosome 3, idAnoMarsDA_429_01, whole genome shotgun sequence genomic region harbors:
- the LOC128714731 gene encoding uncharacterized protein LOC128714731, with protein MSAKKYLKMPAQQPTQPAAKTEKEEKLWNALKRHIMRERERKKQELEAEVEEERLRREREEREKQDVMTLGETKEQILMLEKNLDELRNEKQQLFLQLKKVLNEDDNRKRQMKEEMFAIQNIPQQIFLPQRPMPPHQQHMMHKVSPPEVLLTSERIFTDAYPNLQGNPQVNAAKRTHSPSPSQHIQGYYKQPNPNNQPYPPQQKIEEGRRGGEVARAVLWNKSQYCPPVGFYPGTPPTNPQDGRQPQPQILYPYQSSLTIPMRQYVDIPSQPGPPTQPKPEQLVVSGKVGPLPPSQANIYHISLDQSAAAIHSQQPPPQMKTITIEKIPQERIVPYHIELQAKHDDRTKDLRQLQGPPPPSQPGVVATHLPEGIVYAPGLRPGAIQMHTIATNQQLPKGGSITQGYPSARPPPISNPQQPPPSQMHYNRHRY; from the exons ATGAGTGCTAAAAAGTATCTGAAGATGCCTGCCCAGCAGCCGACGCAGCCTGCGGCCAAAAcagaaaaggaagagaaattATGGAACGCACTTAAGCGGCACATTATGCGAGAACGTGAACGGAAGAAGCAAG AGCTTGAAGCAGAGGTGGAGGAGGAACGCCTTCGAAGGGAACGGGAGGAACGGGAAAAACAGGACGTGATGACGCTCGGCGAAACGAAGGAGCAAATACTGATGCTGGAGAAAAATTTGGATGAGCTAAGGAACGAAAAGCAGCAGCTGTTTTTACAGCTGAAAAAAGTGCTAAACGAGGATGATAACAGGAAACGACAGATGAAAGA GGAGATGTTTGCGATACAGAATATTCCGCAGCAAATATTTCTACCCCAGCGGCCGATGCCACCGCATCAGCAGCACATGATGCATAAAGTGAGTCCACCCGAAGTTCTGCTTACGTCGGAACGCATATTCACCGACGCTTACCCCAACTTGCAGGGCAATCCGCAGGTAAATGCGGCCAAACGCACGCACAGCCCATCACCGTCCCAGCACATCCAGGGCTACTATAAGCAGCCCAATCCCAACAATCAACCGTACCCGCCGCAGCAGA AGATCGAGGAAGGTAGACGGGGCGGAGAAGTGGCCCGTGCCGTTTTGTGGAACA AATCGCAATACTGTCCGCCGGTTGGTTTCTATCCCGGTACCCCGCCTACGAACCCGCAGGATGGTCGGCAGCCGCAGCCACAGATTTTGTACCCGTACCAGAGCAGTCTAACCATTCCCATGCGCCAGTACGTCGATATACCGTCCCAGCCGGGACCGCCAACGCAACCGAAACCCGAACAGCTGGTGGTGAGCGGTAAGGTGGGCCCGCTTCCACCGTCGCAGGCAAACATTTACCACATCAGTTTGGATCAGTCGGCGGCCGCAATCCACAGCCAGCAGCCCCCACCGCAGATGAAAACGATCACGATCGAGAAGATACCGCAGGAGCGCATTGTGCCGTACCATATCGAGCTGCAGGCGAAGCACGACGACCGTACGAAGGATCTGCGCCAGTTGCAGGGTCCACCACCGCCGTCCCAACCCGGTGTCGTTGCAACGCATCTGCCGGAAGGGATCGTTTATGCGCCCGGTCTGCGTCCCGGTGCTATACAGATGCACACGATTGCTACCAATCAGCAA
- the LOC128714019 gene encoding uncharacterized protein LOC128714019, with product MAGQLAKLLTAQLRQNTRSFNNHTPKVMSAAQGKRGAFIVLEGCDRTGKTSQCKTLVAELVQANVQAQYMNFPDRSTQCGQLINGYLTRKDDFTDEGIHLLFTLNRWERMKEMEKLLKSGVSLIVDRYSYSGVAFSSAKGLDMEWCKAPESGLLKPDLVILLTLSTEALARRGGFGDERYEVPAFQKKVIEKYSMLKDDRYWKAIDADKTFDDLTACLYEEVVRTIENAGDKPLEKLW from the exons ATGGCTGGCCAGCTTGCCAAATTGTTGACTGCACAATTGCGCCAAAACACAAGATCATTCAACAATCACACACCAAAGGTAATGTCGGCTGCACAGGGAAAACGGGGTGCCTTTATCGTGCTGGAAGGATGTGACCGAACCGGTAAAACTTCGCAGTGCAAAACACTCG TTGCTGAACTGGTGCAGGCGAATGTTCAGGCACAGTACATGAACTTTCCGGACAGGTCGACACAGTGTGGCCAGCTGATAAATGGGTATCTGACGCGTAAAGATGATTTCACGGACGAGGGCATTCATCTGCTGTTTACGCTGAATCGATGGGAAAGGATGAAGGAAATGGAGAAGCTTCTTAAAAGCGGCGTTAGTCTTATCGTCGATCGGTACTCATACTCGGGTGTTGCGTTCAGCAGTGCGAAGGGTCTTGATATGGAGTGGTGCAAAGCGCCCGAGTCTGGACTTCTAAAGCCGGACCTCGTAATACTGCTTACCTTGTCCACTGAAGCACTGGCCAGGCGGGGTGGATTCGGAGACGAACGGTATGAAGTCCCAGCGTTTCAGAAGAAAGTGATCGAAAAGTATTCAATGCTGAAGGATGATCGATACTGGAAAGCGATAGATGCAGATAAAACGTTCGATGATCTTACGGCCTGTCTGTACGAAGAAGTGGTACGCACGATTGAGAATGCTGGTGACAAACCTTTGGAGAAATTGTGGTAA
- the LOC128712142 gene encoding uncharacterized protein CG5098, with protein MSGHNPPHGRLGQPNTTWNPLQVPSYVPRQPQLAHMSSERSMARSPLTWPTPPTTHQDKVYNLMAGNLMNNLDMNPLLQGYGRNVGMPLGSVDLTLSSAARSTPSPKGVHNNIQTASTSSSHSSHTSSSTTTTLPSNIPTSGVHSMAGDSGLSGSNHQARPAGTSGNVVPASGGVIQSTNVAALKERMQGPGSTSMPPSGAGSTSNSFGMMNTINDSSNATIGTSMVRGGNGFGAGLSNRTASDLAALVSGGLLVKDAKQINSEMDSKNGRDCFSHLTDSADLVKEFVLQTMHCNALSVSPKRTSPARSSVQTTLSPNRSRSPPLNLLLGPSAIDGKLGVDCLNSAFPLPSNNTAVPSLSSEPTAPAAATLEGTDIGTVTARAIGSLLAGTGSELTTGTSISCPINPSASPTGNSMASSEDSVDSSNSRSNNRRRRKPEKTNKMNAVFPLEDGKSLFPVAKPVDGGMTGMEELDSLRTNHAARNDITALAIEGINALSHGLSGAQCDLSQGAPLASLSENNAREASGMHTPHDIFLPHHTQRKPPTGTSQDQQKLLETLIQSNMNNNGTAPSAASNSSIGPRTAEDTSALQKQHAANDCETIDKIAAMVASTNALARKFCLDKVTEPTIDNGIVGSMTTTPEMNCNGPTVLEKSTQQEEKNGRKAEKKANASDSSYEEVENKLEEMFAGIEEQPGNCVGSGVQKESSNASDNHERTGNLPSSIGRDHATDVPDGDVMKQLSNDLVLADRASEFPGSSSNGSGKKPLTPAQKRSIGSKAIAQPVGEMISSTPAVKRKRGPKKKSNAHSKPAISPFMEPAGPAMLGLKALNNKKKGKNKKAAATGTGKKGKATKGKAGSKSDEREPSAAWSAGAAPSIEANGKYKGPYVQVRSDGCHTVINAPLNEEDSEKTQNKTKKFSNSLNSSERSKIRGLHVSTLSTKYDADTTDTSWMCVFCKTGPHKFRLGDLFGPYIISTGSSEFEQSQVDVDFFSVRRTRDDLESNQAKQKRAAEKLKEQQQCGSKSKKRKNATGAPVNVGLIAMPGPSNVTELALKEEKCDDTLGTEQQTSTEIFYGMIKASDNTYEVWTHEDCLVWAPGVYMVGTRIVGLEAAIWNCCRHQCQLCRNYGAVLSCLHQGCHAKAHYICAHKQSWKMTEDFQSFCQLHAAAKEPSDGDEVASGSREDASAPTLAATTTQLKKEGKPGKKGAVSLTTSAS; from the exons ATGTCTGGCCACAACCCGCCACACGGGCGACTGGGACAACCGAACACTACGTGGAATCCGTTACAG GTCCCGTCGTATGTCCCACGACAACCGCAGTTAGCACACATGTCGAGCGAAAGATCCATGGCACGCTCACCACTAACGTGGCCTACACCACCGACAACGCATCAGGATAAAGTGTACAACTTAATGGCCGGCAACCTAATGAAT AACCTTGATATGAATCCACTGTTGCAAGGCTATGGACGAAACGTCGGTATGCCGCTGGGATCGGTCGATTTGACACTGTCGTCTGCCGCACGTAGCACACCCTCACCCAAAGGGGTCCACAACAATATTCAGACTGCTTCCACGAGTTCTTCACATTCGTCGCATACCTCGTCTTCAACGACAACCACACTGCCATCAAACATTCCCACCAGTGGCGTTCACAGCATGGCCGGAGATAGTGGCCTTTCTGGAAG TAATCACCAAGCGAGACCCGCCGGCACCTCGGGTAATGTTGTACCGGCTTCGGGCGGAGTAATTCAGTCGACCAACGTAGCAGCACTGAAAGAACGCATGCAAGGGCCCGGTAGCACCAGTATGCCGCCTAGTGGGGCGGGAAGCACATCAAATAGCTTTGGAATGATGAATACAATCAACGACAGTAGTAATGCCACGATCGGCACTAGCATGGTACGTGGAGGCAATGGTTTCGGAGCCGGGTTGAGCAATCGCACAGCGAGCGACCTTGCAGCGCTCGTTTCCGGTGGTCTATTGGTGAAGGATGCGAAGCAAATCAACAGCGAAATGGACAGTAAAAATGGTCGCGATTGT TTTTCGCACCTCACGGACTCGGCCGACCTGGTGAAAGAGTTCGTCTTGCAAACGATGCATTGCAACGCGTTATCGGTTTCACCAAAGcgaa CATCTCCAGCAAGATCATCGGTGCAGACGACTTTAAGCCCCAACAGAAGCCGAAGTCCACCGTTAAATTTATTGCTCGGGCCGTCCGCTATCGACGGTAAGCTCGGTGTGGATTGTTTAAACAGCGCGTTTCCCTTGCCGAGCAACAACACTGCTGTGCCATCATTGAGTTCCGAACCTACTGCACCTGCTGCTGCAACACTGGAGGGGACAGATATTGGCACCGTTACGGCTAGAGCGATTGGTTCGTTGCTGGCAGGGACTGGTAGCGAACTGACCACCGGTACCTCGATATCTTGCCCAATCAATCCTTCCGCCTCGCCGACAGGGAACAGTATGGCCTCGAGTGAAGATTCGGTCGATTCGTCCAACAGCAGGAGTAACAACAGGAGGAGAAGAAAGCcggaaaaaaccaacaaaatgaaTGCGGTGTTTCCGCTCGAGGATGGAAAATCCCTTTTCCCGGTGGCAAAACCCGTGGACGGTGGGATGACGGGAATGGAAGAGTTGGACAGCTTGCGCACTAATCACGCAGCACGAAACGATATTACTGCACTAGCGATCGAAGGTATTAATGCGCTCAGCCACGGCCTGTCCGGGGCACAGTGCGATCTTAGTCAAGGTGCACCGCTGGCCAGCCTGTCGGAGAACAATGCGCGGGAAGCAAGTGGCATGCACACACCGCACGATATCTTTCTACCGCACCATACGCAACGTAAGCCACCAACGGGAACGTCCCAAGATCAGCAAAAGCTACTAGAAACCCTAATCCAAAGCAATATGAACAACAATGGCacagcaccatcagcagcatcgAATAGTTCCATCGGTCCGAGGACTGCAGAAGATACCAGTGCGTTGCAAAAGCAGCACGCAGCGAACGATTGTGAAACGATCGATAAAATTGCTGCCATGGTAGCGTCTACGAATGCGTTGGCGAGAAAGTTTTGCCTAGACAAAGTGACGGAACCGACGATCGATAATGGTATCGTAGGATCGATGACAACCACGCCCGAGATGAACTGTAATGGACCTACGGTGCTCGAAAAAAGTACACAGCAAGAGGAGAAAAATGGCCGAAAGgcagagaaaaaagcaaatgcTTCGGACAGCAGCTATGAGGAG GTTGAAAATAAGCTGGAAGAAATGTTTGCCGGCATCGAAGAGCAGCCGGGTAATTGTGTCGGGTCGGGCGTACAGAAAGAATCGTCGAACGCTAGTGATAACCATGAGCGCACTGGAAACTTACCATCGTCGATCGGACGAGATCATGCGACGGATGTTCCAGACGGTGACGTGATGAAACAGTTGTCGAATGATTTAGTATTGGCAGATCGGGCGAGTGAATTTCCGGGCAGTTCCAGCAATGGTAGCGGGAAGAAACCACTAACTCCAGCACAAAAGCGTAGCATCGGTAGCAAAGCGATCGCACAGCCGGTGGGAGAAATGATCTCCAGTACACCGGCGGTGAAACGTAAACGCGGACctaagaaaaaatcaaacgcACACAGCAAACCCGCCATCAGCCCGTTCATGGAACCGGCAGGACCCGCAATGTTGGGTCTGAAGGcgttgaacaacaaaaagaagggaaagaaCAAGAAAGCAGCTGCCACCGGTACGGGTAAGAAAGGTAAAGCGACAAAAGGGAAGGCGGGAAGCAAGTCCGATGAGCGGGAACCGTCAGCGGCTTGGTCTGCAGGAGCTGCTCCTAGTATAGAGGCGAACGGGAAGTACAAGGGACCTTACGTTCAGGTCAGGTCGGACGGATGCCATACCGTCATCAATGCGCCGCTCAACGAAGAGGACAGCGAGAAGACGCAGAACAAGACGAAAAAGTTTAGCAACAGTCTCAACAGCTCGGAGCGAAGCAAAATTCGTGGCCTGCACGTAAGCACACTCAGCACCAAATACGATGCGGACACGACGGATACGAGCTGGATGTGCGTGTTTTGCAAAACGGGCCCGCACAAATTTCGGCTCGGTGATCTGTTTGGTCCGTACATAATAAGCACCGGTTCCAGCGAGTTCGAACAGAGCCAGGTCGATGTGGATTTCTTTAGTGTGCGCCGAACGCGTGACGATCTTGAATCGAACCAAGCGAAGCAAAAGCGTGCCGCGGAGAAGCTGAAAGAGCAGCAACAATGTGGT TCGAAAagtaaaaaacggaaaaacgcAACAGGAGCTCCTGTGAATGTCGGTCTGATAGCCATGCCAGGACCCAGCAACGTAACAGAGCTGGCACTGAAGGAGGAGAAATGCGACGATACCCTCGGCACGGAACAGCAAACATCGACAGAGATTTTTTACGGCATGATCAAAGCAAGTGATAACACGTACGAGGTGTGGACGCACGAGGACTGCTTAGTGTGGGCGCCCGGTGTTTATATGGTAGGGACGCGCATCGTCGGTCTGGAGGCGGCCATCTGGAACTGCTGTCGGCACCAGTGCCAGTTGTGCCGAAACTATGGTGCTGTGCTGAGCTGTCTGCATCAGGGCTGTCACGCAAAGGCGCACTACATTTGTGCGCACAAACAAAGCTGGAAGATGACTGAAGATTTCCAATCGTTTTGTCAACTGCACGCCGCTGCGAAGGAACCTAGCGATGGTGATGAGGTGGCCTCGGGCAGTAGGGAGGATGCTTCCGCACCAACGCTAGCAGCGACGACGACGCAGCTAAAGAAGGAAGGCAAGCCAGGTAAGAAGGGGGCGGTTAGTTTGACAACGAGTGCGTCATGA